CTGAAGCACTCACCACAGGAGCGGGCATATCTCCGGATTTGAATATAATTAGCTCTTGACGGGAAGCGGGAAGAGATGTAGTATATAGCAAAATGTAGATATGGCTATTTATGAGACACGTCGAGAAAATCTTTAAAGCGCTCGCGGACCGCAACAGGCTGCGCATTCTAAAAATGCTCGAGACAAGGCCGCTCTGCGTGTGCGAGATTACCGCGGTGTTGGGCATAGCCCAATCCAGTGTGTCCAGGCACCTGGGCATCCTCAGGGAGGCCGGTCTTGTGGATGATATAAAAGAAGGACAGTGGATGATCTATTCGCTGGCGCGCGGCAGTGATGATGCGACGCGGGGCATCATCGCGGTCATCAAGCGCTTGCTCGCCGATGATCCCCAGGTCGAGAGCGACAGGCGAAAGACGAGGCAGGTCAACAGA
This window of the Candidatus Auribacterota bacterium genome carries:
- a CDS encoding metalloregulator ArsR/SmtB family transcription factor, producing the protein MRHVEKIFKALADRNRLRILKMLETRPLCVCEITAVLGIAQSSVSRHLGILREAGLVDDIKEGQWMIYSLARGSDDATRGIIAVIKRLLADDPQVESDRRKTRQVNREQICARAR